A portion of the Pleuronectes platessa chromosome 15, fPlePla1.1, whole genome shotgun sequence genome contains these proteins:
- the LOC128457229 gene encoding clathrin interactor 1 isoform X1 — MYSSHCVLVCLCSQVHCTNVVMNYSEIESKVREATNDDPWGPSGQLMGEIAKSTFMYEQFPEVMNMLWTRMLKDNKKNWRRVYKALLLLAYLIRNGSERVVTSAREHIYDLRSLENYNLIDENGKDQGINVRQKVKEMVDFIQDDDKLREERKKAKKNKDKYIGVSSDSNGGGGGGGGGVGGGGGGGGSGTLKNSNELDRSKWDEDWDKSKGAFPFSEKLGEIGDKIGSTIDDTINKFRKKERDDSPDRISDNEEDRAAKNGRQETLEFKDEEETVTTKSIQITQATETTTTTTRKRSGASGSKTLDLGAAAHYTGDKSPEEKSSVRQSSSSGLADLLVIDPSSNQSNTTGGSSDLIAGFADFSSPAASASLPTASAAVSSNGNGEFGDWSAFSDKPSTRSASSQPVTDLFGSVQSPTAPAANPAQGPPSAELFDLMGGVNHQLNNPHTTLSASQSLTFSLGGASPGTSVAMATVPISRSQQSLGGFTSQHPIGQQQKLGVGGQGSLGSTWSDPSVNISLDFLSAGLNPTKTPPTLNNIIQQQGVPPVNLLAQNFGGLNLSSPPHVTPIRPPANPMMAGGAMTMGMPASMATGMPPSMTTGTMGMGGIPANQGMMGMNMSMNMGLTTPVMMGGVGMPGVGMGLSHSISPAVVPPKQDAFANFGNFGK; from the exons ATGTATTCCTCACActgtgtacttgtgtgtctgtgctctcaAGTGCACTG CACCAATGTGGTGATGAACTACTCAGAGATCGAGTCCAAGGTGAGAGAGGCCACCAATGACGACCCCTGGGGACCCTCTGGACAACTGATGGGAGAAATAGCCAA gTCGACCTTCATGTATGAGCAATTTCCAGAGGTGATGAACATGCTGTGGACCAGGATGCTGAAGGACAACAAGAAGAACTGGAGACGAGTGTACAAG gCCTTACTGCTGCTGGCCTATCTGATCAGGAACGGGTCTGAAAGAGTCGTCACCAGTGCCAGAGAACACATTTACGACCTGCGATCTCTAGAAAACTACAACTTGATTG ATGAGAATGGTAAAGATCAGGGCATCAATGTGCGTCAGAAGGTGAAGGAGATGGTGGACTTCATCCAGGACGATGACAaattgagagaggagaggaagaaagccAAGAAGAATAAGGATAAATACATTGGAGTCTCTTCTGACAgtaatggaggaggaggaggaggtggaggaggagtaggaggaggtggaggaggaggaggaagcggaaCCCTAAAGAATT CTAATGAGTTGGATCGAAGTAAGTGGGACGAGGACTGGGACAAGAGCAAAGGAGCTTTCCCCTTCAGCGAGAAGCTCGGAGAGATCGGTGACAAGATAGGCAGCACCATCGACGACACAATCAACAAGTTCAGGAAGAAGGAACGAGACGACTCACCCGACAGAATCAG TGACAATGAGGAGGACCGAGCAGCTAAAAACGGCAGGCAGGAAACCCTGGAGTTcaaagatgaggaggaaaccGTCACAACGAAGAGTATCCAGATCACACAAGCGACAGAAACCACGACCACCACCACACGGAAACGCAGCGGAGCGTCGGGCAGCAAGACTCTGGACCTCGGTGCAGCAGCTCACTACACTGGGGACAAGAGCCCAGAGGAAAAG TCATCAGTCAGGCAGTCATCCAGTAGCGGCCTCGCTGACCTGTTAGTGATCGACCcttcatccaatcagagcaacacaacag GTGGTAGCTCAGACCTCATCGCTGGTTTTGCTGACTTCTCCTCTCCAGCAGCCTCTGCCAGCCTCCCAACCGCCTCGG CTGCTGTATCATCCAATGGAAACGGAGAATTTGGAGACTGGAGCGCCTTCTCAGACAAACCATCAACGAGGTCTGCTTCCTCCCAGCCTGTCACCGACCTGTTTGGCAGCGTCCAGTCGCCCACTGCCCCAGCGGCTAATCCCGCCCAGGGCCCACCTTCTGCTGAGCTGTTTGACCTGATGGGCGGAGTTAACCATCAACTAAACAAtccacacacaacactgagcGCATCTCAGAGCTTGACTTTCTCTCTGGGAGGAGCGTCACCAGGAACTTCTGTTGCTATGGCCACCGTGCCCATTTCTCGCTCTCAACAG AGCTTGGGAGGCTTCACATCTCAGCATCCTATAGGACAACAGCAGAAGCTTGGTGTCGGAGGTCAGGGATCATTGGGGTCAACTTGGTCTGACCCCTCCGTCAATATCAGCCTGGACTTCCTATCAGCAGGCCTCAACCCCACTAAGACACCCCCCACACTCAACAACATCATCCAGCAACAAG GTGTGCCCCCCGTCAACCTGTTGGCCCAGAACTTTGGAGGGCTGAACCTGAGCTCCCCGCCCCATGTGACACCCATCAGACCACCTGCCAATCCCATGATGGCAGGTGGTGCCATGACGATGGGCATGCCTGCATCGATGGCAACTGGCATGCCACCTTCAATGACCACGGGTACCATGGGGATGGGCGGAATTCCTGCAAACCAAGGCATGATGGGAATGAACATGAGCATGAATATGGGCTTGACCACTCCAGTGATGATGGGTGGCGTGGGAATGCCAGGAGTCGGTATGGGCCTCTCACACTCCATCAGCCCAGCCGTGGTCCCACCCAAACAAGATGCCTTCGCTAACTTTGGCAATTTTGGCAAATGA
- the LOC128457229 gene encoding clathrin interactor 1 isoform X2, translated as MLNMWKVRELVDKATNVVMNYSEIESKVREATNDDPWGPSGQLMGEIAKSTFMYEQFPEVMNMLWTRMLKDNKKNWRRVYKALLLLAYLIRNGSERVVTSAREHIYDLRSLENYNLIDENGKDQGINVRQKVKEMVDFIQDDDKLREERKKAKKNKDKYIGVSSDSNGGGGGGGGGVGGGGGGGGSGTLKNSNELDRSKWDEDWDKSKGAFPFSEKLGEIGDKIGSTIDDTINKFRKKERDDSPDRISDNEEDRAAKNGRQETLEFKDEEETVTTKSIQITQATETTTTTTRKRSGASGSKTLDLGAAAHYTGDKSPEEKSSVRQSSSSGLADLLVIDPSSNQSNTTGGSSDLIAGFADFSSPAASASLPTASAAVSSNGNGEFGDWSAFSDKPSTRSASSQPVTDLFGSVQSPTAPAANPAQGPPSAELFDLMGGVNHQLNNPHTTLSASQSLTFSLGGASPGTSVAMATVPISRSQQSLGGFTSQHPIGQQQKLGVGGQGSLGSTWSDPSVNISLDFLSAGLNPTKTPPTLNNIIQQQGVPPVNLLAQNFGGLNLSSPPHVTPIRPPANPMMAGGAMTMGMPASMATGMPPSMTTGTMGMGGIPANQGMMGMNMSMNMGLTTPVMMGGVGMPGVGMGLSHSISPAVVPPKQDAFANFGNFGK; from the exons CACCAATGTGGTGATGAACTACTCAGAGATCGAGTCCAAGGTGAGAGAGGCCACCAATGACGACCCCTGGGGACCCTCTGGACAACTGATGGGAGAAATAGCCAA gTCGACCTTCATGTATGAGCAATTTCCAGAGGTGATGAACATGCTGTGGACCAGGATGCTGAAGGACAACAAGAAGAACTGGAGACGAGTGTACAAG gCCTTACTGCTGCTGGCCTATCTGATCAGGAACGGGTCTGAAAGAGTCGTCACCAGTGCCAGAGAACACATTTACGACCTGCGATCTCTAGAAAACTACAACTTGATTG ATGAGAATGGTAAAGATCAGGGCATCAATGTGCGTCAGAAGGTGAAGGAGATGGTGGACTTCATCCAGGACGATGACAaattgagagaggagaggaagaaagccAAGAAGAATAAGGATAAATACATTGGAGTCTCTTCTGACAgtaatggaggaggaggaggaggtggaggaggagtaggaggaggtggaggaggaggaggaagcggaaCCCTAAAGAATT CTAATGAGTTGGATCGAAGTAAGTGGGACGAGGACTGGGACAAGAGCAAAGGAGCTTTCCCCTTCAGCGAGAAGCTCGGAGAGATCGGTGACAAGATAGGCAGCACCATCGACGACACAATCAACAAGTTCAGGAAGAAGGAACGAGACGACTCACCCGACAGAATCAG TGACAATGAGGAGGACCGAGCAGCTAAAAACGGCAGGCAGGAAACCCTGGAGTTcaaagatgaggaggaaaccGTCACAACGAAGAGTATCCAGATCACACAAGCGACAGAAACCACGACCACCACCACACGGAAACGCAGCGGAGCGTCGGGCAGCAAGACTCTGGACCTCGGTGCAGCAGCTCACTACACTGGGGACAAGAGCCCAGAGGAAAAG TCATCAGTCAGGCAGTCATCCAGTAGCGGCCTCGCTGACCTGTTAGTGATCGACCcttcatccaatcagagcaacacaacag GTGGTAGCTCAGACCTCATCGCTGGTTTTGCTGACTTCTCCTCTCCAGCAGCCTCTGCCAGCCTCCCAACCGCCTCGG CTGCTGTATCATCCAATGGAAACGGAGAATTTGGAGACTGGAGCGCCTTCTCAGACAAACCATCAACGAGGTCTGCTTCCTCCCAGCCTGTCACCGACCTGTTTGGCAGCGTCCAGTCGCCCACTGCCCCAGCGGCTAATCCCGCCCAGGGCCCACCTTCTGCTGAGCTGTTTGACCTGATGGGCGGAGTTAACCATCAACTAAACAAtccacacacaacactgagcGCATCTCAGAGCTTGACTTTCTCTCTGGGAGGAGCGTCACCAGGAACTTCTGTTGCTATGGCCACCGTGCCCATTTCTCGCTCTCAACAG AGCTTGGGAGGCTTCACATCTCAGCATCCTATAGGACAACAGCAGAAGCTTGGTGTCGGAGGTCAGGGATCATTGGGGTCAACTTGGTCTGACCCCTCCGTCAATATCAGCCTGGACTTCCTATCAGCAGGCCTCAACCCCACTAAGACACCCCCCACACTCAACAACATCATCCAGCAACAAG GTGTGCCCCCCGTCAACCTGTTGGCCCAGAACTTTGGAGGGCTGAACCTGAGCTCCCCGCCCCATGTGACACCCATCAGACCACCTGCCAATCCCATGATGGCAGGTGGTGCCATGACGATGGGCATGCCTGCATCGATGGCAACTGGCATGCCACCTTCAATGACCACGGGTACCATGGGGATGGGCGGAATTCCTGCAAACCAAGGCATGATGGGAATGAACATGAGCATGAATATGGGCTTGACCACTCCAGTGATGATGGGTGGCGTGGGAATGCCAGGAGTCGGTATGGGCCTCTCACACTCCATCAGCCCAGCCGTGGTCCCACCCAAACAAGATGCCTTCGCTAACTTTGGCAATTTTGGCAAATGA